The nucleotide sequence AAGCCCTGGCCAAGTGGGAGTCAGTCCATCTGCACTAAAAGCATAGCTCCAAGAATCCCCTAGAAGTTAATGCAGACCTCTGGGACAGTTGAGTCTGCTCTCCAGCGGCTAGAGTTGGGCTTAGCACTTGGCAATCACAGGCTGTGGAACTACAACAGACGGCAGTTTTTCCAAATGGAGACTCAAGAGACCTGGGCTTGTGCATGTGTTTAGCTAAGTTCATCCCTCTTCCGGGGTGGTGGGGATCCACATTCTAGTCTTTGTTGATGGTAGCTGCAGAGATCTGTGATTGTGACCTTTCCCATAGACTCAGAGGTACTCAGAACTtctaagggaaagaaaagtagatGCCCACAGCACACCAACTTGTAAGGACTGAACCCCGGAACCACCACCCACCAAACCTGACAGAAATAGTAAACACTTAATAGGGGCATGTGTTTGGGGTGTAATGTCCAGTATGGTCTACCTGGATCTTGGAAGTTTAGAGCTTATTTTCCTATATGAGTTTATCTTCATGCTCAGTACATTTTGCAATTGTATCTATTTCTTCTGGATCAGTGCAAGCTTTTGAGTTCTACCAAGGACAAGCTCTGGCCCTGCATAGTCAAGTCCATTCTCAACTGTATAAAATATCCTTTGTTTAGTAAAATCATCTTGTGGAGTTGAGCATAAAGTAACCAAAGCTGGTTTACTTTTTTCCCTTGTTCTATGTTTCTATATATTGTATACTGTAAGAATGATATAAAGTGGAGGGCTGAAACCCCGCATTtctaaataagtgaaatatttctaGAACATAAAGTTGAGATATAGAGAtccttataaagaaaataattgccaTTCTGGTAGcttactaaattttttaaaaatatggattgaATTCTTATAAAATGTTAGGCAATGTAGgttctccatgtatttttatcAATACTTTCTGAGCACCTACTGGTCTCCAGGGCTATAGAAATATGGGACTTTGCCCTGTAAGTACCCATCTGGTGTCTCCCCTCATCCACTGTGGTTCCTGAATGCTGGTGGGCCCAAACTTTCCAAATGAACTGACTTATATCATAAAACTAGCCCCTGGGGACTAATTTATGCATCTGATGTGTTTCGGTCATCAGGCAATCTGCTGACCATTGTTTCTATAATATGTTTTTGGTAGtggtttctattttaattatgtaatgaGATTTTTAGGGAATGAATATGTGGCCAGAAGGGCTTTAGAGTAGAGCAGGAATGATAATGCCCATTTTAGAGCCTGGGAAGCTGAGGCTCTAAGAGGGAAGTATCTGTCTGTGATAGAGCTGGACCAGATGCAAGCTCCCTGGCTCTACCAGTTTCAGCCCCACAGTTTCATCAGGAGCAATCTTAAGGGACAAGATCTTTTAGGAGCTACCCACAAATGTTTAGGAAACATTCTCAGAATTTGGAAGTAACAATGTGGGTTTCACAATGGTGctgtaagaaaggaaaatgactgttaaaagtcacaaaatattttGCCCTTTTAGTAAGATATATTTCtaagaaaagataaatttctCCCGTATTTTATTCAGTTTACAAATTCTGAAGAACGTATGTCTTGCACTAGAttgaagaaagaatttaaaatgtaaagttattTGGCTTGTGACCTGTTCCCAATTGCCCATGAGTCACAGATCTCTGATGTCTGGTTGCTGCATTAGGACAGATCTTAGGACAAGGAGGCTGGGCAGGCTCCTCCCACTAGATGTGACCCCTGCATGCTTTGGCTGCAACAAAGGCCTTTCAAGAATCTGTTTCCAAGTCCAGTGGGTGGCCTTTGTCTTGCCTTTCTCAGCCTGGAGGTTCTGTTTTCCAAAAGGAAAGGGTAGTAAACAGACTGAAGTTGAACAGGTTGTGAAGGGAAATCTTGGAGGCACAGAAAACTATCAAAATTGGAATAGGGCATTTCCAGTAGAGGTCTGAGTTTAAAAACTCCTAAGGCTGGTTGGAACCTCTGAGGATAATCACAGCTGGTCCTCTTAGTAATAAGCATGGGGTGGGGTGTAAACCCTCAGGGGAAGACTAGGTTGGGGCAGGAACCCTCCTGACCCACCTCCCTTTGCTCTAGGCTACCTTATAGAGGCTAATTAACAACCTCCTTTTCATCCTAGATTACTGCTTGTTTGACACACAGATATGACTGCAATTAAGTGTTAGCTCTCCTATCTGTGGAAATTTTGGTAGTTGTAAGTAAAACTGGccagaaaacatttagaaaaaaagtcatttgtcaTTCCTGTTCTGTTACCCACGGACAGCTCTGCTCTTGAGGGCAGGAAGCATGGTCCAGCCCTATCCTGGAAAGACACAGAAAGCTCAATCCCTGAGCTGTGCTTATGCAGTACTATAGTGACCAATAAACTGAATGTATATGCTTCACTCATAGCCTTTAAAAAATCTTGAGGAATGCTTTGTTGAACCTAATgcttcaaaaaaggaaaagaaaaaaaaatgttaaaagtttatttctaagaAATGTAGAATATTGCCGTTTTGAATATTAAATCTCAGTCTATTGTAACTACAAATCCCTCCATGGTCTCCATCCATTCAGAAAAAGCCAAAGGAGAATTTCTTGGGAAGGAACTAGGGATTTCTCTAGGTGATCAGCAGAAGACATAAGACTTCCCCTTGCCCTTTCGCAAAAGCAGAGCCGTGGCAGTGGTTTCTGTCCATTAACAGATATTACTGCCACTCTGGCTTTTAAAAGTGACAGGGAACAGGGCTTTTATTCAGGAGTTTGGTAGTTACTCTGCATATGGAGTGTAAAGCCCCGCTAATAAATTAGATCtagtttcttaaataaaaacggctacataaaattacatatttatatatttttttttcttccagttaacAGTCATTTAGTCTTAGGTGCATGGACCAAACCCGAGATACAACCTTGCCCTTACTTCCCAGCACACATTCCTGAACGGAGCTTCCCTCCTCCACTGAGAGCTTCGGGAAGCAGGGAGGCTAGTGCAGCAGCAGTGAGGAACCAAGGCACAGGCACAGCTGGGGTAAGCTGAGTTGTGTGGGATAGGCTGCCACTGACGAAGTGGAGTCACAGAACCGTGCCCCCACCttatgcgggggtggggggtcccgATCACCCTCAAGTTCTCCCATCCCTTAGTTAAATCTTTTAAAGGCACATCCAGAAATGTTGCAACTGGGGGCTGGGGTAAGCTACACACAGTTGCTACACAAGGGTTAAGGGGCTGGAAGACTCCATGGCACAGAGCAATGAGGCTATCTTTGCCTCCgcccagcaggagagggaggcagtGGAAGGGGAGGGGACTCCTGGAATCCAGCCTGCTTtggtggaggcccagagagggaccaGGCAACAGGAAAGACCAGGGCTGTGTGGTCGTAATGCACATACTTCACAGATCTTTGGTGCTTGTGTAGCAGCATCTTCCTTACGTACAAAGGCTTCTGTGGCCAACAAAGCTGGGAAAAGTATGCTCCTGCACACAGTCGCTGGCCTGTTTCCTCTCCCAATACCGACTGTCTCCTGCACAAGGGCACAAAGCATATGTAGTAAGTCTGAACTGCAGTGAATATGCAAAGAGAGTTTAGAAAAGATTTCCTGCAGACAGCCTTGAGATCTCCAGTTCTCTTGAGGATCATGAGAAACTCAGTCTGAGCCCTACCCAAGTTTTGCCTCTCGGTTGTCCATACAGACGAGAAAAATCCTAGGTTTTCTCCCTAGATAGTAAGGGAATACTGGAAGAATCTCTGAGGGCAGAAGTTCAAGGACCCAAGCAGCTGCCCACCTTACAGGCCCCTGGGCTCCAGGACCAGCCAGTTCTCAGTGACCATCTGCACATCCTGGCCACTCAGAGGCTCCCGCAGCCTCACCTTCACCTCCAGCTTGCCCCCAGTGGGCTTCCTTCCATCCAGGACCTGTGAAgaccacagaaagaaagaaatgataactgagagggggcaggggctgggagcagaCAGCTCCCTAGGCTCACAGGTCAAGAAAGGAAGGCGCTTAAGTGTCCTGCAGTGTCGACACAGGAGTCTCCATTTCATGACAACCCTGCACTCCTGCTTTTTGGTGGTTTTAGGTTAAGTCCTACAAAAAGTAACACGTAAATCCGAGTAAGGATCAATACTCTGAAGTGGAGATGAGAAACCCAGAGCTCTGCCCAGTTTCCCCATGGCACCTCCTGGAAAAAACGCTCTGGCTTCAAGCTACAGCCTGAAAACCACTAGGCCCAAGGCCGTCCTTCACAGATGCCCAGAAAGAAGTGAATGGTAAACTTACACAGCCACTATGTGGCAAGGCTAGAACTGGAACCCAAGAGTTTTTTTGCACCCACTACACTGCTTCCCTCCTTCGAGGCAGGAGCCTAGGCAGCTAGAGCACAAAGCAGTGCTACAGGCTCAAGAAGCCTGCCCACCCGCCTGCAGTGGGGCCAATATGGAGCAGGCCCTGCGTAAGAACATCTCCCCCAAGACaggcagggagtgggggcaggcACGTGTAGTGGGAAAAGCCCCAGCCTACAAAGGCATCAGCAAGGAGCTGGGCCAAGGCCTGCCAGGGGCACGATACATGTGCTTATGGAACACCCTTCTTGCTGGACCcttgtttcctcacctgtcagAGATAAGCTCTCAGAGCCCCTGCCTGTGAAATTCACAGTAAGTTCACAGAAGTTTATGGAGCTGTCCGGAGCCAATTCCTAAGCACAGACCAGCTGCATTCTGGGGGCTCCCCAATCTGGAGCCACTTACAAGCTTCATGCCGGGAGCTTGTTCTAGGTCATCATGCTGCTAGACAATTGCCCCAACCACaactctgccccccaccccacaaaacCTGGGAATGTGCGCATGCCAAGTTGACAGCCATGATCAGACCCCTCAAAAGTCCACCATCCGTGGGAACTTAGGTGACTCAGAGTGTTGTGACTCACTGCTCCCTGTCCAGTGATGCTATGGAATCTTCTCAGACCCTGTCAATCTCTTCATTTGTGGAATGGGAGTAGCACCTAGTCTACAGCACATTTATGGATGTCTCATAATGAATGGGCACCACAAACCTACACCAGGGACTGCTGTTCAATGAATGCTGGCTCTTGCCAAGTCTTATGGTTTGCCCATCCTACCTCCACAATCTCTCTGATCTCACACTCATTCTCCAGCCGCTCCAGCTTCAGGTGGGCTGTGCCAACCAGCTTGTCACTTCTGAAGAAGGACCTGGGGAACCAAGAATCAGCAGAGGATTGGACCGGGAAGAGCAGGAAGGGTAGAACTGAGCCGGCTGGGCCCACTGCAGGAAAACTGAGGAGCAGTGGGGGCAGAAACAGAAGCTATTCCTTCCTCCCAGCCCATCTTGGTGGTGTAACTGACCAAGGCCTCACCCTTTGTGGAAGATTTCAAACTTGATTCCTTTGCTTTGGATCACCCTTCTGAAGCCCCGGTGGTTTCGGTTGATGTTTAGTTTGAAGAGCTGATCAAATTCTGCAAGAACGGGAGAAGACAAGAAGTGGCTTGGGCTCCCAGGGATTTCCTGAGGAAGTGGAAACCGGCCCACAGCtggcctcccctctctctctctctctctctctctctctctctctctctctgcctgcaatTCAGAGTGACTGCCACCAGAGGGTGGTAGAGGTTCTAGGTCCTGGCCTTGGAAGTCCACAcaatttttgtgttctttcttgCTATGGGGCCCGAGACAAGTCCctctacctctctgagcctcagtttccccaactgccTTACCTCCCAAGTTGAGTTAACCAATTGATAACAGACCTGAAAGCACTCTGAAAACAAAAGTGCTGCATACATAGAGTGAGCGGGAGGAGAAAGCGGTCCTCACCTGGAGAGTTTGTGTTCTTCACCACAGCTGTTTTGCTCTTTTGAGCCTGGTCCTAAAGCAGTAAAATGGGAGAAGTCAGAATAGCTTGAAAAAAGAGCTCTATAGGGCGAAGAGCTCTAGGCTAAGTCAGTGTTGAGGGATGTGACTGCCCCCTGTAGGGAATGCACCCAAGGGTCTTCAAACCCCTCCCAGTAGCCAGACCTCCCAGGGAATGCAGAGAAATTGAgcacagggtcctggaatggaagATGGGGTTCAGGGGATCCTACCTCTACCTGAACCTCACCGAGTTAGGGTAGTGGAACTCAAACCGCACAAAAGCATCCAAGTCATCAGGAGTCACCCCTGTGAAGGAGAAAGGGGATCCAGGGTCAGAAAGAGGAGCCAGAAGCCCAATTCCTGGAGCCACTGCCTTTCTATTGGCCAGGAGTGAAGTGTGTGGGCAAGAGCCTGGAGTAGACAAGGCCCTAGGACTACCTGAAGGGGCCGGGAGGTTCATTCCCCGGACAATGATCAGATGCATTTCTGTGCTGTTGAGTTCTGAAAAGATCCTACAGCCaagaaacaaggagaaagaacaaagtgaaGGAGAATAGTGGGAAAAGTTCCCCTCTTCCAGTGgctgcttgcctgcctgcctcGCTGGGAGGCCGTCAGGAGAGTAGGCCCCGGGAAACAAAGCTTGTCTGGGCGAGCGGTGGGTGAGCTGGTACACAGACCTCAGCCCTACGTGACCCCCAGGCCAGAGTTCCTTCCACAGCCACCGCAGCTCTGAGCTGCTCCCAGGCAGGCAACCACAGCCCactcctccccaaccccaatGCCTATGGCAGGGCCAAGCCTGGGAAGCCTCACTAAAAGGGCCTAAGTCGCCAGTGTCTTCTCCTATCCCTGCATGGAGCCACTGTTTCCCGTAGGCTTTGGCACCTCACAGTCTGGAATGTCTTCAACTCAAAGTGATGGCTGGGAGGGTCAaggccctgggcctgggccagctGCAGGATCTCAAGCTGCTTCTTGCGGTCCTGAGCGAGATTCTCAAACCTGACAGGGATGGGTGGGCACATCAGCATGGCAGGGCtcgtttttttattttctcctccccaTCCAGTAAGCCCCAGCCACAGGTCTGGCATTTACCTGGTAGTCTCAGCCACATTGCCCTGGTGCATGAACTGCTTGGAGAACAGCAGACACTTCTGAAAATAAGGACCCGGAgtgactccagagcccacagcAGGGCTGTCGAGGTTGACATTTTGAGGCCTGACTTCTGAAAGCTCCGACCTTCTTCTGTagcctcacccccccacccccaacacataCTCCAAGGCCACTGTTCCCAAGCTCCATCACACTTTTCTGCCTaagtttttgctgttttctttcctgAGGACAGCTATTCCCCAAAATTCACTTAGGTTTTGAGAGAAGAACAGGAGTTTGCTAACAGTAACACCACTTCAGAAGCAGACTTAAAAACAGCAGTTCGGACAGGTAACACACGTAcagaaatatacacacacatccatcTCCCTTCGCACTTCTTTCTTGCTCCCATCTTCAAAGTACTTTCCCCACGGTCACAAACGCTAAGTAgaagagctggaatttgaatccaggcctCTTTGACCTGAGCCCCACACCTTTCCCAGAAGGGGCTGTGGGCACAGAAAGGGGAAGACAGACAAGCAGTCCACTGACCTCATGTTGCTCCAGAAGCATTTTTTGTAGCTGGGCATACACCTCCTCAGCCTTCTGGGAGAGTCGCAGGTCCTCATGGTGAATGAGGATGAAGTCACCCTCCTCATCCGTCAAGGGTGAAGGCACCTGCCCAGGTCACAAGGCCCCTCAGGGGCCCCAAGAGTCAGATTATTCCTCTACTGAGCCTAACAAATGCAGAATCCAAACTAAATGTTTCTTCAGTGTCTGCTAACCTCCAGTGATGGGAACTCACTGCCTCCCGTTCTCTCCCAGGCTGCCGCAATGCTCTGCTTCCCACTAGCCTTGCCCTGCCTTGTCACTTGACCACAGGCAGCCCACCTGGCCTTCCCTGGGCTCTCTTGGGGCCATGGGGTAGAGTGGCATAAGGAACAAACTCTTTCCCAGGCGTCACCCTATCCTAGCTGCATCCCGTCCCCTCCAAGCAGCTACTttgtccccagccctgcccagcctgccAGTGCCACCTCTGCCTGAGAAGTCCTGCTGCTCAACGAGGTGAGACTCACCTTGGAGAGGTCCACAGGTCGGCCAGCTCGCACCTGGGTGATCTGAGCCTCAAGGCATTTGGCCACCCGCAGATGGGCTTTGGCCTGCTCCAGGTCCTGGCCACGCTTGGCTTGCAGGGCTGCCCGCTGGTACTGCAGTTTCCGTGCCTCTAGCAATACCAGCTGCTCCCGCACTGAAGGATGAGGGACAATGGTTAGAGCCAGGCCTGCCCCTCACTGGAGCCTTCACTCCtccatctctcttctccccagctcaCCAGAGGGGCTCAGCGACTCCTTAGAGCTCGAGGCCTTGGATTCAGGCAGGGCCCGGAATGAAGGGACCACAGGCTTCGCTGGCTTCTTGGCCActggggcctgggatggaggctCATCCTGCAGGTGCCCAGGAAGCGGTCACAGGGGATCTGTTCCCCACCTGGGCTGGGGCAGCTCCCAGACCTGGGCTCTCTTCCTAACGCTACACTAACTAATCAAATGAATGGCTTCCCCTCATGGGCCCTCGAGAATCACAGAGCTAGAAGCAGCCTCAAAACCTTCCCAGTAGGAAACAGCAGGGTAATGGGAACTGAACCTGGGCCCCGGAATTAGAAAGATGCTGGTTTGAATCTAGCTCTGCTAACTCCTAGCTGGGTGCACTCGGCCAagtttttttctcagtaaaacagaagaaagcaTACCTACCTCACCGGGCTTGTTAGTATGGCCAACAACAGGGTCTGAGTTTATCCCTCATCTGCTATTTTCCCCCCACCAACCCCTGGAGTCTCAGGCCCGCAGCCAAACCTCATCCTCATTTTCCTCTGCCAGGGCTGTCTCCTCCACGGAAGCCAGTTTCTGGGCCGCTGCTAGAGTAGCTGCCACTGCATCCTCCTCAGTGCCCGTAGTGGGCTCCAGGCCGGGAATGGGGGGGAATCCTGTGGAAGACAGACATAGCTGGCAGAGGGGCAGGATAGCCTTGGGGAAGTACTAGGCTGCTGTGGGCCTTAGCTGGGTCTTCCTGGCCATGGCTAGGATGGATGGCTTCCACAGAGTAGAGGCAGATATGTGAGAAAacatttccccctcctcccttcttgctCAGAGACCTCCTCATAAAGCCCCTAAGCCAAGCCCCACTCACCTGGAGGAACAGGCAACTCAGCAAAGTCAACTCTCCGTCCTGCCCGGTGTGCTTGAATGGCATCCTGGTATTGCTGCAAGGGATGGAAGGGACTTAACAGTGGGCAGCGGTCTGTAGGCCCCACACAGGGGGAGGAAGACTGAAAGGAGccccaaagggaaaaagagccCTGGAGGCAGCAGGAACtccagaaacagagacagagggagactcAAAGACCAAGGCTCGCTAAAGCAACAGAGCAGCCAGCCAGGGAGACAGGCTGACATGGGGCAGGGGCGGTCAGCTGCGGGCCCACCTTGGCAATGCGCTCATGTCTCCGCGCCTTACGTTCGTCCCCACTGCCCCGGGCCTGGATGCCTGCCTCACGGTACTTGTTCAGTCTCTGCTGCAGGGCATCCAGCACCGTCTGTGGCTCAGCAGGGACcacttgaaagaagaaaagagatggcaTCAGTTCTGCTGCCTCTCCCCAGGTCCCCACGCCATGGTCCCACTATCCCATCCTACCTGGGGCTGCTGGAGTGTCGGAGGCCATCACTGGCTGCACTCGCTCCACTGCTGGGGGTACAACTGAGGGTGCTGTGAGAGCCTCGGAAGCCTGTGGAAGGGGCTTCAGATCTGGGGACCCAGAGAAGAGGTAGAGGTGGAGGTGCTTGGCCAGTCCCGGCCCTGAAACTCCCCAATCTAAGCCTGAGCAGGCCCCACCCCACCGTCCCCATACTGACCCTCTGGTGCCGGGGGCATGGCACTCAGGTCCACAGGCTGCCCCTTCTCCAGGGCCTCCAGGACTGCACCAAACCTCTATAGTAGGAAAAGCAGGTGTGGGCATAAGCCAGGGAACCCCTGCGCTGAAAAAACTCCCCGCCTCAGACCAGTCTCACTCAAGCTCTGTCTACATGTGTGACCTTGAGCGGGTCACTGCCCCTGTCTGTGAAACAAGGGACTGGACACAGGGCCTCCAAGTCAGATGTCCATACCTTCCCAATCCTCATGAGCTCTCGGGCACGGTCTAGGTCTCCAGCCCGCTTGGCATTCAGGGCAGCCa is from Zalophus californianus isolate mZalCal1 chromosome 4, mZalCal1.pri.v2, whole genome shotgun sequence and encodes:
- the CC2D1B gene encoding coiled-coil and C2 domain-containing protein 1B: MPGPRPRKGPQASGQGVAAAKQLGLFVEFSPEDMLLGMEETEDDGDLEAELLALTGEAGAAGRKPTPKGQAPLPMAHIEKLAADCMQDVEEEEEEEEGLEEDADLLTELQEVLGADEEAGPLDGDKTANPGGSEEEKGQENIEVPGQTDLLTASVPAAQAGGPRGLQALLEDRIHNYREAAASAKEAGEAAKARRCERGLKTLEGQLAAVRKGRKISEDEIPPPVALGKRQPAPQETTDKNPEADAPAPFAMEPDKPSQQETSLLGSPGISATPDSDPDPQALLLARQREYKLAALNAKRAGDLDRARELMRIGKRFGAVLEALEKGQPVDLSAMPPAPEDLKPLPQASEALTAPSVVPPAVERVQPVMASDTPAAPVVPAEPQTVLDALQQRLNKYREAGIQARGSGDERKARRHERIAKQYQDAIQAHRAGRRVDFAELPVPPGFPPIPGLEPTTGTEEDAVAATLAAAQKLASVEETALAEENEDEDEPPSQAPVAKKPAKPVVPSFRALPESKASSSKESLSPSVREQLVLLEARKLQYQRAALQAKRGQDLEQAKAHLRVAKCLEAQITQVRAGRPVDLSKVPSPLTDEEGDFILIHHEDLRLSQKAEEVYAQLQKMLLEQHEKCLLFSKQFMHQGNVAETTRFENLAQDRKKQLEILQLAQAQGLDPPSHHFELKTFQTVRIFSELNSTEMHLIIVRGMNLPAPSGVTPDDLDAFVRFEFHYPNSDQAQKSKTAVVKNTNSPEFDQLFKLNINRNHRGFRRVIQSKGIKFEIFHKGSFFRSDKLVGTAHLKLERLENECEIREIVEVLDGRKPTGGKLEVKVRLREPLSGQDVQMVTENWLVLEPRGL